One part of the Oncorhynchus clarkii lewisi isolate Uvic-CL-2024 chromosome 7, UVic_Ocla_1.0, whole genome shotgun sequence genome encodes these proteins:
- the LOC139413042 gene encoding abl interactor 2-like isoform X8, with translation MAELQMLLEEEIPAGRSALLDSFTNLERVAEYCESNYVQSPDKHRALEETKNYTTQSLASVAYLINTLANNVLQMLDIQASQLRRMESSINHISQTVDIHKEKVARREIGILTTNKNTSRTHKIIAPANPERPVRYIRKPIDYSLLDDMGHGVKASAQNMKAGATGLPRTNPPTQKPPSPPMSGKGTIGRHSPYRTLEPVRPPVVPNDYVSSPTRHGNMAPPQQSPARTASVNQRNRTYSSGSSGGSHPSSSSRSSSRENSGSGSVGLPIAVPTPAPPPTAFPGAPQFFSMNRPVQPQNPPAVGGSLPYRRPASLTGQPNSNMALNQPQPNGGPHFNQVPAGPLVAPPPPSMQITPQLPLMGFVARVQETISDVPPPPPPVEEAVFEEPTPPPPEDYEDDDDDEEEEEESAVVEYSDPYAEEDPPWAPRTYMEKVVAIYDYAADKEDELSFNEGAIIYVIKKNDDGWYEGTMSGTTGLFPGNYVESIMHYAD, from the exons ATGGCGGAGTTACAAATGCTTTTGGAAGAGGAGATTCCAGCTGGACGTAGTGCTTTATTAGATAGTTTTACCAATTTGGAAAGAGTTGCCGAGTATTGCGAAAGCAACTATGTTCAG TCACCAGATAAGCACAGAGCGTTGGAGGAGACTAAGAACTACACCACCCAGTCTCTGGCCAGCGTAGCCTACCTGATCAACACCTTGGCCAACAATGTCCTGCagatgcttgacattcaggcctcCCAGCTCCGCCGCATGGAGTCCTCCATCAACCACATCTCACAG ACAGTGGACATCCACAAAGAGAAAGTGGCCAGGCGGGAGATTGGCATCCTGACCACCAATAAGAACACCTCTCGCACACATAAGATCATTGCTCCGGCCAATCCAGAGAGGCCGGTGCGCTACATCCGCAAGCCAATCGACTACAGCCTGCTGGATGACATGGGCCACGGCGTCAAG GCCAGTGCTCAGAACATGAAGGCCGGAGCCACAGGTCTCCCTCGCACCAACCCACCCACACAGAAGCCGCCAAGCCCACCCATGTCAGGGAAGGGAACCATTGG GCGCCACTCCCCCTATAGGACACTCGAGCCGGTGCGTCCTCCCGTTGTCCCTAACGACTACGTCTCGAGCCCGACGCGCCATGGCAACATGGCGCCCCCACAGCAGAGCCCTGCACGCACTGCGTCTGTTAATCAGAGGAACCGCACGTACAG CAGTGGCAGCAGTGGAGGCAGCcaccccagcagcagcagccgcagcagcagcagagagaatAGCGGCAGCGGCTCCGTGGGCTTGCCTATCGCCGTGCCAACGCCTGCCCCGCCCCCCACAGCATTCCCAG GTGCCCCCCAGTTCTTCAGCATGAACCGGCCGGTGCAACCACAGAACCCTCCTGCGGTGGGGGGGTCTCTGCCATACCGCCGGCCCGCGTCATTGACGGGCCAGCCCAACTCCAACATGGCCCTGAACCAGCCCCAGCCCAACGGAGGACCCCACTTCAACCAGGTCCCAG cagGTCCTCTtgttgccccccctcccccctccatgcAGATCACTCCTCAGCTCCCTCTGATGGGCTTTGTGGCTCGGGTACAGGAGACCA TCTCAGACGTGCCCCCTCCCCCGCCCCCTGTAGAAGAAGCTGTGTTTGAGGAACCCACCCCGCCCCCTCCAGAGGactatgaggatgatgatgatgatgaggaggaggaagaagagtcGGCCGTGGTGGAGTACAGTGATCCCTATGCAGAGGAGGACCCCCCGTGGGCCCCACGCACCTACATGGAGAAAG TGGTGGCGATCTACGACTACGCGGCGGACAAGGAGGACGAGCTGTCCTTCAACGAGGGCGCCATCATCTACGTCATCAAGAAGAACGACGACGGCTGGTACGAAGGAACGATGAGTGGCACCACCGGCCTCTTCCCCGGAAACTACGTCGAGTCCATCATGCACTATGccgactga
- the LOC139413042 gene encoding abl interactor 2-like isoform X11, translating to MAELQMLLEEEIPAGRSALLDSFTNLERVAEYCESNYVQSPDKHRALEETKNYTTQSLASVAYLINTLANNVLQMLDIQASQLRRMESSINHISQTVDIHKEKVARREIGILTTNKNTSRTHKIIAPANPERPVRYIRKPIDYSLLDDMGHGVKASAQNMKAGATGLPRTNPPTQKPPSPPMSGKGTIGRHSPYRTLEPVRPPVVPNDYVSSPTRHGNMAPPQQSPARTASVNQRNRTYSSGSSGGSHPSSSSRSSSRENSGSGSVGLPIAVPTPAPPPTAFPGAPQFFSMNRPVQPQNPPAVGGSLPYRRPASLTGQPNSNMALNQPQPNGGPHFNQVPVSDVPPPPPPVEEAVFEEPTPPPPEDYEDDDDDEEEEEESAVVEYSDPYAEEDPPWAPRTYMEKVVAIYDYAADKEDELSFNEGAIIYVIKKNDDGWYEGTMSGTTGLFPGNYVESIMHYAD from the exons ATGGCGGAGTTACAAATGCTTTTGGAAGAGGAGATTCCAGCTGGACGTAGTGCTTTATTAGATAGTTTTACCAATTTGGAAAGAGTTGCCGAGTATTGCGAAAGCAACTATGTTCAG TCACCAGATAAGCACAGAGCGTTGGAGGAGACTAAGAACTACACCACCCAGTCTCTGGCCAGCGTAGCCTACCTGATCAACACCTTGGCCAACAATGTCCTGCagatgcttgacattcaggcctcCCAGCTCCGCCGCATGGAGTCCTCCATCAACCACATCTCACAG ACAGTGGACATCCACAAAGAGAAAGTGGCCAGGCGGGAGATTGGCATCCTGACCACCAATAAGAACACCTCTCGCACACATAAGATCATTGCTCCGGCCAATCCAGAGAGGCCGGTGCGCTACATCCGCAAGCCAATCGACTACAGCCTGCTGGATGACATGGGCCACGGCGTCAAG GCCAGTGCTCAGAACATGAAGGCCGGAGCCACAGGTCTCCCTCGCACCAACCCACCCACACAGAAGCCGCCAAGCCCACCCATGTCAGGGAAGGGAACCATTGG GCGCCACTCCCCCTATAGGACACTCGAGCCGGTGCGTCCTCCCGTTGTCCCTAACGACTACGTCTCGAGCCCGACGCGCCATGGCAACATGGCGCCCCCACAGCAGAGCCCTGCACGCACTGCGTCTGTTAATCAGAGGAACCGCACGTACAG CAGTGGCAGCAGTGGAGGCAGCcaccccagcagcagcagccgcagcagcagcagagagaatAGCGGCAGCGGCTCCGTGGGCTTGCCTATCGCCGTGCCAACGCCTGCCCCGCCCCCCACAGCATTCCCAG GTGCCCCCCAGTTCTTCAGCATGAACCGGCCGGTGCAACCACAGAACCCTCCTGCGGTGGGGGGGTCTCTGCCATACCGCCGGCCCGCGTCATTGACGGGCCAGCCCAACTCCAACATGGCCCTGAACCAGCCCCAGCCCAACGGAGGACCCCACTTCAACCAGGTCCCAG TCTCAGACGTGCCCCCTCCCCCGCCCCCTGTAGAAGAAGCTGTGTTTGAGGAACCCACCCCGCCCCCTCCAGAGGactatgaggatgatgatgatgatgaggaggaggaagaagagtcGGCCGTGGTGGAGTACAGTGATCCCTATGCAGAGGAGGACCCCCCGTGGGCCCCACGCACCTACATGGAGAAAG TGGTGGCGATCTACGACTACGCGGCGGACAAGGAGGACGAGCTGTCCTTCAACGAGGGCGCCATCATCTACGTCATCAAGAAGAACGACGACGGCTGGTACGAAGGAACGATGAGTGGCACCACCGGCCTCTTCCCCGGAAACTACGTCGAGTCCATCATGCACTATGccgactga
- the LOC139413042 gene encoding abl interactor 2-like isoform X17, whose product MAELQMLLEEEIPAGRSALLDSFTNLERVAEYCESNYVQSPDKHRALEETKNYTTQSLASVAYLINTLANNVLQMLDIQASQLRRMESSINHISQTVDIHKEKVARREIGILTTNKNTSRTHKIIAPANPERPVRYIRKPIDYSLLDDMGHGVKWLLRFKASAQNMKAGATGLPRTNPPTQKPPSPPMSGKGTIGRHSPYRTLEPVRPPVVPNDYVSSPTRHGNMAPPQQSPARTASVNQRNRTYSSGSSGGSHPSSSSRSSSRENSGSGSVGLPIAVPTPAPPPTAFPGTAPALPNPAKPPPTTTTTPVPSDGLPVLSLAPNPSPTPPPEGPPVPPPPPQLPTSVTSTGPAAFSTPAQGAPQFFSMNRPVQPQNPPAVGGSLPYRRPASLTGQPNSNMALNQPQPNGGPHFNQVPAGPLVAPPPPSMQITPQLPLMGFVARVQETISDVPPPPPPVEEAVFEEPTPPPPEDYEDDDDDEEEEEESAVVEYSDPYAEEDPPWAPRTYMEKVVAIYDYAADKEDELSFNEGAIIYVIKKNDDGWYEGTMSGTTGLFPGNYVESIMHYAD is encoded by the exons ATGGCGGAGTTACAAATGCTTTTGGAAGAGGAGATTCCAGCTGGACGTAGTGCTTTATTAGATAGTTTTACCAATTTGGAAAGAGTTGCCGAGTATTGCGAAAGCAACTATGTTCAG TCACCAGATAAGCACAGAGCGTTGGAGGAGACTAAGAACTACACCACCCAGTCTCTGGCCAGCGTAGCCTACCTGATCAACACCTTGGCCAACAATGTCCTGCagatgcttgacattcaggcctcCCAGCTCCGCCGCATGGAGTCCTCCATCAACCACATCTCACAG ACAGTGGACATCCACAAAGAGAAAGTGGCCAGGCGGGAGATTGGCATCCTGACCACCAATAAGAACACCTCTCGCACACATAAGATCATTGCTCCGGCCAATCCAGAGAGGCCGGTGCGCTACATCCGCAAGCCAATCGACTACAGCCTGCTGGATGACATGGGCCACGGCGTCAAG TGGTTGCTAAGGTTTAAG GCCAGTGCTCAGAACATGAAGGCCGGAGCCACAGGTCTCCCTCGCACCAACCCACCCACACAGAAGCCGCCAAGCCCACCCATGTCAGGGAAGGGAACCATTGG GCGCCACTCCCCCTATAGGACACTCGAGCCGGTGCGTCCTCCCGTTGTCCCTAACGACTACGTCTCGAGCCCGACGCGCCATGGCAACATGGCGCCCCCACAGCAGAGCCCTGCACGCACTGCGTCTGTTAATCAGAGGAACCGCACGTACAG CAGTGGCAGCAGTGGAGGCAGCcaccccagcagcagcagccgcagcagcagcagagagaatAGCGGCAGCGGCTCCGTGGGCTTGCCTATCGCCGTGCCAACGCCTGCCCCGCCCCCCACAGCATTCCCAG GTACTGCCCCTGCCCTTCCCAACCCTGCTAAGCCAcctcccactaccactactactcccgTCCCATCTGATGGcctccctgtactctctctagcTCCTaatccctcccccacccccccacctgaGGGTCCACCCgtgccccctcccccaccccagcTCCCCACTTCCGTCACTAGCACCGGCCCTGCTGCTTTCAGCACTCCCGCACAAG GTGCCCCCCAGTTCTTCAGCATGAACCGGCCGGTGCAACCACAGAACCCTCCTGCGGTGGGGGGGTCTCTGCCATACCGCCGGCCCGCGTCATTGACGGGCCAGCCCAACTCCAACATGGCCCTGAACCAGCCCCAGCCCAACGGAGGACCCCACTTCAACCAGGTCCCAG cagGTCCTCTtgttgccccccctcccccctccatgcAGATCACTCCTCAGCTCCCTCTGATGGGCTTTGTGGCTCGGGTACAGGAGACCA TCTCAGACGTGCCCCCTCCCCCGCCCCCTGTAGAAGAAGCTGTGTTTGAGGAACCCACCCCGCCCCCTCCAGAGGactatgaggatgatgatgatgatgaggaggaggaagaagagtcGGCCGTGGTGGAGTACAGTGATCCCTATGCAGAGGAGGACCCCCCGTGGGCCCCACGCACCTACATGGAGAAAG TGGTGGCGATCTACGACTACGCGGCGGACAAGGAGGACGAGCTGTCCTTCAACGAGGGCGCCATCATCTACGTCATCAAGAAGAACGACGACGGCTGGTACGAAGGAACGATGAGTGGCACCACCGGCCTCTTCCCCGGAAACTACGTCGAGTCCATCATGCACTATGccgactga
- the LOC139413042 gene encoding abl interactor 2-like isoform X1 → MAELQMLLEEEIPAGRSALLDSFTNLERVAEYCESNYVQSPDKHRALEETKNYTTQSLASVAYLINTLANNVLQMLDIQASQLRRMESSINHISQTVDIHKEKVARREIGILTTNKNTSRTHKIIAPANPERPVRYIRKPIDYSLLDDMGHGVKWLLRFKASAQNMKAGATGLPRTNPPTQKPPSPPMSGKGTIGRHSPYRTLEPVRPPVVPNDYVSSPTRHGNMAPPQQSPARTASVNQRNRTYSSGSSGGSHPSSSSRSSSRENSGSGSVGLPIAVPTPAPPPTAFPGTAPALPNPAKPPPTTTTTPVPSDGLPVLSLAPNPSPTPPPEGPPVPPPPPQLPTSVTSTGPAAFSTPAQGAPQFFSMNRPVQPQNPPAVGGSLPYRRPASLTGQPNSNMALNQPQPNGGPHFNQVPGPLVAPPPPSMQITPQLPLMGFVARVQETISDVPPPPPPVEEAVFEEPTPPPPEDYEDDDDDEEEEEESAVVEYSDPYAEEDPPWAPRTYMEKVVAIYDYAADKEDELSFNEGAIIYVIKKNDDGWYEGTMSGTTGLFPGNYVESIMHYAD, encoded by the exons ATGGCGGAGTTACAAATGCTTTTGGAAGAGGAGATTCCAGCTGGACGTAGTGCTTTATTAGATAGTTTTACCAATTTGGAAAGAGTTGCCGAGTATTGCGAAAGCAACTATGTTCAG TCACCAGATAAGCACAGAGCGTTGGAGGAGACTAAGAACTACACCACCCAGTCTCTGGCCAGCGTAGCCTACCTGATCAACACCTTGGCCAACAATGTCCTGCagatgcttgacattcaggcctcCCAGCTCCGCCGCATGGAGTCCTCCATCAACCACATCTCACAG ACAGTGGACATCCACAAAGAGAAAGTGGCCAGGCGGGAGATTGGCATCCTGACCACCAATAAGAACACCTCTCGCACACATAAGATCATTGCTCCGGCCAATCCAGAGAGGCCGGTGCGCTACATCCGCAAGCCAATCGACTACAGCCTGCTGGATGACATGGGCCACGGCGTCAAG TGGTTGCTAAGGTTTAAG GCCAGTGCTCAGAACATGAAGGCCGGAGCCACAGGTCTCCCTCGCACCAACCCACCCACACAGAAGCCGCCAAGCCCACCCATGTCAGGGAAGGGAACCATTGG GCGCCACTCCCCCTATAGGACACTCGAGCCGGTGCGTCCTCCCGTTGTCCCTAACGACTACGTCTCGAGCCCGACGCGCCATGGCAACATGGCGCCCCCACAGCAGAGCCCTGCACGCACTGCGTCTGTTAATCAGAGGAACCGCACGTACAG CAGTGGCAGCAGTGGAGGCAGCcaccccagcagcagcagccgcagcagcagcagagagaatAGCGGCAGCGGCTCCGTGGGCTTGCCTATCGCCGTGCCAACGCCTGCCCCGCCCCCCACAGCATTCCCAG GTACTGCCCCTGCCCTTCCCAACCCTGCTAAGCCAcctcccactaccactactactcccgTCCCATCTGATGGcctccctgtactctctctagcTCCTaatccctcccccacccccccacctgaGGGTCCACCCgtgccccctcccccaccccagcTCCCCACTTCCGTCACTAGCACCGGCCCTGCTGCTTTCAGCACTCCCGCACAAG GTGCCCCCCAGTTCTTCAGCATGAACCGGCCGGTGCAACCACAGAACCCTCCTGCGGTGGGGGGGTCTCTGCCATACCGCCGGCCCGCGTCATTGACGGGCCAGCCCAACTCCAACATGGCCCTGAACCAGCCCCAGCCCAACGGAGGACCCCACTTCAACCAGGTCCCAG GTCCTCTtgttgccccccctcccccctccatgcAGATCACTCCTCAGCTCCCTCTGATGGGCTTTGTGGCTCGGGTACAGGAGACCA TCTCAGACGTGCCCCCTCCCCCGCCCCCTGTAGAAGAAGCTGTGTTTGAGGAACCCACCCCGCCCCCTCCAGAGGactatgaggatgatgatgatgatgaggaggaggaagaagagtcGGCCGTGGTGGAGTACAGTGATCCCTATGCAGAGGAGGACCCCCCGTGGGCCCCACGCACCTACATGGAGAAAG TGGTGGCGATCTACGACTACGCGGCGGACAAGGAGGACGAGCTGTCCTTCAACGAGGGCGCCATCATCTACGTCATCAAGAAGAACGACGACGGCTGGTACGAAGGAACGATGAGTGGCACCACCGGCCTCTTCCCCGGAAACTACGTCGAGTCCATCATGCACTATGccgactga
- the LOC139413042 gene encoding abl interactor 2-like isoform X2: protein MAELQMLLEEEIPAGRSALLDSFTNLERVAEYCESNYVQSPDKHRALEETKNYTTQSLASVAYLINTLANNVLQMLDIQASQLRRMESSINHISQTVDIHKEKVARREIGILTTNKNTSRTHKIIAPANPERPVRYIRKPIDYSLLDDMGHGVKASAQNMKAGATGLPRTNPPTQKPPSPPMSGKGTIGRHSPYRTLEPVRPPVVPNDYVSSPTRHGNMAPPQQSPARTASVNQRNRTYSSGSSGGSHPSSSSRSSSRENSGSGSVGLPIAVPTPAPPPTAFPGTAPALPNPAKPPPTTTTTPVPSDGLPVLSLAPNPSPTPPPEGPPVPPPPPQLPTSVTSTGPAAFSTPAQGAPQFFSMNRPVQPQNPPAVGGSLPYRRPASLTGQPNSNMALNQPQPNGGPHFNQVPAGPLVAPPPPSMQITPQLPLMGFVARVQETISDVPPPPPPVEEAVFEEPTPPPPEDYEDDDDDEEEEEESAVVEYSDPYAEEDPPWAPRTYMEKVVAIYDYAADKEDELSFNEGAIIYVIKKNDDGWYEGTMSGTTGLFPGNYVESIMHYAD from the exons ATGGCGGAGTTACAAATGCTTTTGGAAGAGGAGATTCCAGCTGGACGTAGTGCTTTATTAGATAGTTTTACCAATTTGGAAAGAGTTGCCGAGTATTGCGAAAGCAACTATGTTCAG TCACCAGATAAGCACAGAGCGTTGGAGGAGACTAAGAACTACACCACCCAGTCTCTGGCCAGCGTAGCCTACCTGATCAACACCTTGGCCAACAATGTCCTGCagatgcttgacattcaggcctcCCAGCTCCGCCGCATGGAGTCCTCCATCAACCACATCTCACAG ACAGTGGACATCCACAAAGAGAAAGTGGCCAGGCGGGAGATTGGCATCCTGACCACCAATAAGAACACCTCTCGCACACATAAGATCATTGCTCCGGCCAATCCAGAGAGGCCGGTGCGCTACATCCGCAAGCCAATCGACTACAGCCTGCTGGATGACATGGGCCACGGCGTCAAG GCCAGTGCTCAGAACATGAAGGCCGGAGCCACAGGTCTCCCTCGCACCAACCCACCCACACAGAAGCCGCCAAGCCCACCCATGTCAGGGAAGGGAACCATTGG GCGCCACTCCCCCTATAGGACACTCGAGCCGGTGCGTCCTCCCGTTGTCCCTAACGACTACGTCTCGAGCCCGACGCGCCATGGCAACATGGCGCCCCCACAGCAGAGCCCTGCACGCACTGCGTCTGTTAATCAGAGGAACCGCACGTACAG CAGTGGCAGCAGTGGAGGCAGCcaccccagcagcagcagccgcagcagcagcagagagaatAGCGGCAGCGGCTCCGTGGGCTTGCCTATCGCCGTGCCAACGCCTGCCCCGCCCCCCACAGCATTCCCAG GTACTGCCCCTGCCCTTCCCAACCCTGCTAAGCCAcctcccactaccactactactcccgTCCCATCTGATGGcctccctgtactctctctagcTCCTaatccctcccccacccccccacctgaGGGTCCACCCgtgccccctcccccaccccagcTCCCCACTTCCGTCACTAGCACCGGCCCTGCTGCTTTCAGCACTCCCGCACAAG GTGCCCCCCAGTTCTTCAGCATGAACCGGCCGGTGCAACCACAGAACCCTCCTGCGGTGGGGGGGTCTCTGCCATACCGCCGGCCCGCGTCATTGACGGGCCAGCCCAACTCCAACATGGCCCTGAACCAGCCCCAGCCCAACGGAGGACCCCACTTCAACCAGGTCCCAG cagGTCCTCTtgttgccccccctcccccctccatgcAGATCACTCCTCAGCTCCCTCTGATGGGCTTTGTGGCTCGGGTACAGGAGACCA TCTCAGACGTGCCCCCTCCCCCGCCCCCTGTAGAAGAAGCTGTGTTTGAGGAACCCACCCCGCCCCCTCCAGAGGactatgaggatgatgatgatgatgaggaggaggaagaagagtcGGCCGTGGTGGAGTACAGTGATCCCTATGCAGAGGAGGACCCCCCGTGGGCCCCACGCACCTACATGGAGAAAG TGGTGGCGATCTACGACTACGCGGCGGACAAGGAGGACGAGCTGTCCTTCAACGAGGGCGCCATCATCTACGTCATCAAGAAGAACGACGACGGCTGGTACGAAGGAACGATGAGTGGCACCACCGGCCTCTTCCCCGGAAACTACGTCGAGTCCATCATGCACTATGccgactga
- the LOC139413042 gene encoding abl interactor 2-like isoform X18 yields MAELQMLLEEEIPAGRSALLDSFTNLERVAEYCESNYVQSPDKHRALEETKNYTTQSLASVAYLINTLANNVLQMLDIQASQLRRMESSINHISQTVDIHKEKVARREIGILTTNKNTSRTHKIIAPANPERPVRYIRKPIDYSLLDDMGHGVKWLLRFKASAQNMKAGATGLPRTNPPTQKPPSPPMSGKGTIGSGSSGGSHPSSSSRSSSRENSGSGSVGLPIAVPTPAPPPTAFPGTAPALPNPAKPPPTTTTTPVPSDGLPVLSLAPNPSPTPPPEGPPVPPPPPQLPTSVTSTGPAAFSTPAQGAPQFFSMNRPVQPQNPPAVGGSLPYRRPASLTGQPNSNMALNQPQPNGGPHFNQVPVSDVPPPPPPVEEAVFEEPTPPPPEDYEDDDDDEEEEEESAVVEYSDPYAEEDPPWAPRTYMEKVVAIYDYAADKEDELSFNEGAIIYVIKKNDDGWYEGTMSGTTGLFPGNYVESIMHYAD; encoded by the exons ATGGCGGAGTTACAAATGCTTTTGGAAGAGGAGATTCCAGCTGGACGTAGTGCTTTATTAGATAGTTTTACCAATTTGGAAAGAGTTGCCGAGTATTGCGAAAGCAACTATGTTCAG TCACCAGATAAGCACAGAGCGTTGGAGGAGACTAAGAACTACACCACCCAGTCTCTGGCCAGCGTAGCCTACCTGATCAACACCTTGGCCAACAATGTCCTGCagatgcttgacattcaggcctcCCAGCTCCGCCGCATGGAGTCCTCCATCAACCACATCTCACAG ACAGTGGACATCCACAAAGAGAAAGTGGCCAGGCGGGAGATTGGCATCCTGACCACCAATAAGAACACCTCTCGCACACATAAGATCATTGCTCCGGCCAATCCAGAGAGGCCGGTGCGCTACATCCGCAAGCCAATCGACTACAGCCTGCTGGATGACATGGGCCACGGCGTCAAG TGGTTGCTAAGGTTTAAG GCCAGTGCTCAGAACATGAAGGCCGGAGCCACAGGTCTCCCTCGCACCAACCCACCCACACAGAAGCCGCCAAGCCCACCCATGTCAGGGAAGGGAACCATTGG CAGTGGCAGCAGTGGAGGCAGCcaccccagcagcagcagccgcagcagcagcagagagaatAGCGGCAGCGGCTCCGTGGGCTTGCCTATCGCCGTGCCAACGCCTGCCCCGCCCCCCACAGCATTCCCAG GTACTGCCCCTGCCCTTCCCAACCCTGCTAAGCCAcctcccactaccactactactcccgTCCCATCTGATGGcctccctgtactctctctagcTCCTaatccctcccccacccccccacctgaGGGTCCACCCgtgccccctcccccaccccagcTCCCCACTTCCGTCACTAGCACCGGCCCTGCTGCTTTCAGCACTCCCGCACAAG GTGCCCCCCAGTTCTTCAGCATGAACCGGCCGGTGCAACCACAGAACCCTCCTGCGGTGGGGGGGTCTCTGCCATACCGCCGGCCCGCGTCATTGACGGGCCAGCCCAACTCCAACATGGCCCTGAACCAGCCCCAGCCCAACGGAGGACCCCACTTCAACCAGGTCCCAG TCTCAGACGTGCCCCCTCCCCCGCCCCCTGTAGAAGAAGCTGTGTTTGAGGAACCCACCCCGCCCCCTCCAGAGGactatgaggatgatgatgatgatgaggaggaggaagaagagtcGGCCGTGGTGGAGTACAGTGATCCCTATGCAGAGGAGGACCCCCCGTGGGCCCCACGCACCTACATGGAGAAAG TGGTGGCGATCTACGACTACGCGGCGGACAAGGAGGACGAGCTGTCCTTCAACGAGGGCGCCATCATCTACGTCATCAAGAAGAACGACGACGGCTGGTACGAAGGAACGATGAGTGGCACCACCGGCCTCTTCCCCGGAAACTACGTCGAGTCCATCATGCACTATGccgactga